The Candidatus Dechloromonas phosphoritropha genome includes a region encoding these proteins:
- a CDS encoding protein kinase has product MQLSIFPLDNTYRLVRTLGEGGFGRVWLAEDVLIAGRYVAVKQLRNEAISNPSMLIEEMQHLSALDHPHVVKFLHHFADEENLYLVMEHCAGGNLADAMCGRPLDSVRVFAWAKTLADTLAAVHRHGIVHHDIKPQNLLLTDDGRLKVADFGVANRNWGTRAYMAPELSLGEAASDDVRIDIYALGVTLLELLLGCNPLRTIPDNELLRAKIQHEFIPTTLDRWIQELLLKATHPTPEQRFQSMTDFAEAIESRHVPYIIDGNRIKAHSLAEKARTLLSRKKWVTAKKCVDQALPVAPDCVSALVVAGRLELMLRRTAHAKTYFSEAVRISPRVALQKELGWIALEEGNHAQAISMLTDHLQREAVDFEACNLLLQCFYQTERYEIGEHLAETVMAQGAANNCFENNRFLCRLLSGEYSRDFLENYDKSSLTNPFARLNFEIATERPKSWHKDGPPSLKSKLLFQDYRFDPSEKRRKPQTMFFDCGDGYVYSFQTPLITFGRLDTNHIPFNQNGISRRHAVIVNLPDDVWIYDLGSVTGTAVDGESVRGKAFLDGVHTVNIGSRTIRVATDEALLI; this is encoded by the coding sequence ATGCAGCTATCTATCTTTCCGCTCGATAACACGTATCGGCTTGTTCGCACACTTGGCGAAGGTGGCTTCGGGCGGGTCTGGCTGGCGGAGGATGTGCTGATCGCCGGTCGCTATGTGGCCGTCAAGCAACTCAGGAACGAGGCGATCAGCAATCCTTCAATGCTGATTGAGGAAATGCAGCACCTTTCCGCGCTCGATCATCCGCATGTCGTCAAGTTTCTCCACCACTTCGCGGACGAGGAAAATCTCTATCTGGTGATGGAGCATTGCGCGGGCGGTAATCTGGCAGACGCTATGTGCGGTCGACCGCTCGATTCCGTCAGGGTGTTCGCTTGGGCAAAGACGTTAGCCGACACGCTGGCCGCCGTTCATCGGCATGGCATCGTTCACCACGACATCAAGCCGCAAAACCTGCTGCTGACGGACGACGGGCGCTTGAAGGTCGCCGATTTCGGCGTGGCGAACAGGAACTGGGGCACGCGCGCCTACATGGCGCCTGAACTTTCCCTTGGTGAAGCCGCCAGCGACGACGTGCGTATCGACATCTATGCCCTCGGTGTTACGTTGCTGGAGCTATTGCTTGGCTGCAATCCGTTGCGCACGATTCCTGACAACGAACTGTTGCGGGCGAAAATACAGCACGAATTTATCCCGACGACCCTCGACCGCTGGATTCAAGAACTACTGCTAAAAGCCACCCATCCGACGCCCGAGCAACGATTCCAATCGATGACTGATTTTGCCGAGGCCATCGAATCGCGCCATGTACCCTATATTATCGACGGCAACCGGATCAAGGCGCATAGCCTGGCGGAGAAGGCGCGTACCCTGCTTTCGCGAAAGAAGTGGGTCACGGCCAAAAAATGTGTCGACCAAGCTCTACCTGTCGCGCCGGACTGTGTTTCGGCGCTTGTCGTAGCCGGCCGCCTGGAATTGATGCTGCGGCGCACGGCACATGCCAAGACATATTTCTCCGAAGCGGTGCGGATCAGCCCCCGCGTTGCCTTGCAAAAGGAACTCGGCTGGATCGCACTCGAAGAAGGGAACCACGCCCAAGCGATTTCGATGCTGACCGACCATCTGCAACGCGAAGCCGTCGACTTCGAAGCGTGCAATCTTCTATTGCAATGTTTCTATCAGACCGAGCGCTACGAAATTGGCGAGCATCTGGCCGAAACCGTGATGGCACAGGGCGCTGCCAATAACTGTTTTGAGAACAATCGTTTTTTGTGCCGTCTGCTTTCGGGTGAGTATTCGCGCGACTTTCTGGAAAATTACGACAAGAGTTCTCTGACCAATCCCTTTGCGCGCCTGAACTTTGAGATTGCCACGGAACGCCCGAAGAGTTGGCACAAAGACGGCCCCCCATCGCTCAAGTCAAAATTACTCTTTCAGGATTACCGCTTTGACCCAAGCGAGAAACGTCGGAAGCCCCAAACGATGTTTTTTGACTGTGGTGACGGCTATGTTTACTCGTTTCAGACACCACTGATCACGTTCGGTCGGCTCGACACAAACCACATCCCGTTCAACCAAAACGGCATCAGCCGCCGGCATGCGGTAATCGTCAACCTTCCCGACGATGTCTGGATTTATGATCTGGGCAGTGTCACGGGTACGGCAGTCGATGGTGAATCGGTTCGCGGCAAGGCGTTTCTGGATGGTGTGCATACGGTGAATATTGGTTCGCGCACCATCCGGGTCGCCACCGACGAGGCATTGTTGATCTGA
- a CDS encoding 4Fe-4S dicluster domain-containing protein: protein MSLATPSFRASNCTRFRFRYSECSRCADACPHEAITLSDEGAAVDAGKCQNCGLCVSACHTGSWSSASFKLIDLLRQAIRQPSWSIACAPSGAKADAIVPCLGAVDGIALAYLAKRCIPVTLLGNWHCTECPHGKTGAPQLAIHQDALAMLHQGAQAGLGDGEPLENWVMPVLAPNPRPGAAGGEAKQENAFAPARRQLFRRLIGRGIDEVVLAETPREAAPIPEKAIRPGPYALSERRELLQIVCQRKDEHPFPVTLHEGLPLMQLSLHPGCTVCEACFRVCPTAALQIDENPDAWALTFRQDRCVACMACLEVCQPRVLDAEASFDARPEQANRVLLSLNKQRCQRCDRHFVSPSPEQTCPICRDDEDAFAAIFG from the coding sequence ATGAGCCTCGCCACCCCCAGTTTTCGCGCCAGCAACTGTACACGCTTCCGATTTCGTTACAGCGAGTGCAGCCGTTGTGCCGATGCCTGTCCACATGAGGCGATTACCCTGTCTGACGAGGGTGCTGCGGTCGACGCCGGAAAATGCCAGAATTGTGGCCTGTGTGTCAGCGCCTGCCATACTGGGTCCTGGTCGAGTGCCAGCTTCAAACTGATTGATCTGCTTCGCCAGGCTATCCGCCAGCCAAGCTGGAGCATCGCCTGCGCCCCTTCGGGTGCCAAGGCGGATGCCATCGTTCCCTGTCTTGGCGCCGTCGATGGCATTGCCCTGGCCTATCTGGCCAAACGTTGCATTCCAGTCACCTTGCTGGGCAACTGGCACTGTACCGAATGCCCTCATGGGAAAACCGGTGCGCCGCAACTTGCCATCCATCAGGACGCGCTGGCCATGCTGCATCAGGGCGCGCAAGCCGGCCTCGGCGATGGCGAACCACTCGAAAACTGGGTGATGCCGGTGCTGGCCCCGAATCCACGGCCCGGCGCAGCAGGTGGCGAGGCCAAGCAGGAAAATGCGTTTGCGCCGGCGCGCCGCCAGTTGTTCCGGCGCCTGATCGGGCGCGGCATCGACGAGGTCGTTCTCGCCGAAACACCACGGGAAGCCGCTCCTATTCCGGAAAAAGCAATCCGGCCAGGGCCCTACGCCTTGTCCGAACGGCGCGAGTTGCTGCAGATCGTCTGCCAACGCAAGGACGAACACCCATTCCCAGTCACGCTCCATGAGGGTCTGCCGCTCATGCAACTGAGCCTGCATCCCGGCTGCACCGTCTGCGAAGCCTGTTTCCGGGTCTGCCCGACCGCCGCCTTGCAGATTGATGAAAACCCAGATGCCTGGGCGCTGACCTTTCGTCAGGATCGCTGCGTCGCCTGCATGGCCTGCCTCGAAGTCTGCCAGCCCCGGGTGCTCGATGCCGAGGCCAGCTTCGACGCCCGTCCCGAGCAAGCCAACCGCGTCCTGCTCAGCCTCAACAAACAACGCTGCCAGCGTTGCGACCGCCATTTCGTTTCGCCATCGCCGGAGCAAACCTGCCCGATCTGCCGCGATGACGAAGATGCCTTTGCAGCCATTTTTGGCTGA
- a CDS encoding site-specific DNA-methyltransferase, whose protein sequence is MPELSFKGKEFVYNHHLAVPHRPLVPDPDKSVGEARPDGNLIIHGDNLHALKSLLPMYAGKVDCVFIDPPYNTGNEGWCYNDNVNSPMMQQWLSENPVGIEDGLRHDKWCAMMWPRLRLLHELLGEGGSIWITLDDNEVHQARAMLDAIFGIQNFIACCIWHKMDSPKNTAEHFSVDHDYVLVYAKNAALWSMNLLPRTDEMLARYKNPDNDPRGPWLLTPDVS, encoded by the coding sequence ATGCCGGAACTCAGTTTCAAGGGCAAGGAGTTTGTCTATAACCACCACCTCGCCGTACCGCATCGGCCGCTGGTGCCAGACCCCGATAAATCGGTAGGCGAAGCACGGCCGGATGGCAATCTGATCATCCACGGCGACAACCTGCACGCGCTGAAATCGCTGCTGCCGATGTATGCGGGCAAAGTGGATTGTGTTTTCATCGACCCACCTTACAACACGGGAAACGAGGGCTGGTGCTACAACGACAATGTGAATAGCCCAATGATGCAGCAGTGGCTTTCAGAAAATCCTGTCGGTATCGAGGATGGCCTGCGGCACGACAAATGGTGCGCCATGATGTGGCCTCGCTTGCGGCTATTGCATGAACTGCTTGGGGAAGGCGGAAGCATCTGGATCACGCTTGACGACAACGAGGTGCATCAGGCGAGAGCAATGCTCGATGCCATCTTTGGAATACAGAACTTCATTGCCTGCTGCATCTGGCACAAGATGGACAGCCCAAAGAATACGGCTGAGCATTTCAGTGTGGATCATGATTATGTCTTGGTTTATGCAAAAAATGCAGCGCTATGGAGCATGAATCTGTTGCCGCGAACAGACGAGATGCTTGCTCGATACAAGAATCCCGACAATGACCCCCGTGGCCCGTGGCTTCTTACCCCGGATGTTTCATAA